CCTTGGTCCCAGCTCCTCTCTGTACCGGGGGCTGCGGCCTGACCCACCCAATGGGGAGCGCTCCCTCGGGCTGCCCGCACGCTCCTGCCCTGCAGAGAGGCAGGGGCGCCATTCGGTGCCATAACAGACTCTGCTCCGATCAGCGATAAGAgcaggggagggtgggagtgTCTGAGCCGAGCCCCCCGAAGGGCCCAGCCACTGACCCCCTGATTTCACTCCACTCTGCAGCAGCAGGTGTAATGTGGCTTGGGCCCACTGCAGATTGTCCCTCTTCTGCCCAGCTGGCACCGGTCACACAAGGGCCGGCATTCGGCTCTGCCACGCGCTGGCGGGGCCCAGGGGAGCTGGGCACAGGCTGCAGTGCGGGTGGGATGAGGCAGGGCATCCACCGGTGCGAGGGGCATGGGGCTCTGACTCCCAAATggcagtgccccctgccccaggcaccaGCAGGGGCTCTTTGGTGTCTTTTGGCATCACCTGGAGGTGCCTACATTCCCCGCCGGGTCACCAGCGCTCCTCACCATCCCCTCGGCATTACCAGGGTCGGGCGCCCACGGGGGACTGGTGGGAGCAGTGCTGAAGCCTGCCCAGTTTATCACACCCAGCTCCAGACAGGATGTCTTTCCGGACCTTCTGTTCAGCACTAAGCGCTGTGATCCCAGCCTCGCCCAGCAGGGGACGCTATGGGTCGTGGTGCGGGTGACACAGCACAGGCTAATTCCCTGAGTTAGCTCCCCACGCGCCAGCCCCAaggcagtgccccctgctgggcccgtCGCTGCTCATGTGGCAGCAAGAGGAACCGGAGTCCAGGAGAGTGACATGAATCacggccccctgccctgccctgccacagctgCCTCCCCGATCCCCTAcctgcctcctttcccctcccctactTCCTGTGCCCCATCACCCCCCTTCTatagccctccccccacccccatcacgtCCCACACCCACATAccacaccccatctcctcccGCGGCCCGTTCCCCCCATCACCCCTGCCCGTGTCCCACAACCCATTTCCTCCCACGGCCCGttccccccccatcacccccgcctgcgtcccacaccccaactcctccCGCAGCCCgttcccccccatcacccccgcccgcgtcccacaccccatctcctcccGCGGCCCGTTCCCCCCCGCCATCACCCCCGCCCGCgtcccacaccccatctcctcccGCGGCCCgttcccccccatcacccccgcccgcgtcccacaccccatctcctcccGCGGCCCgttcccccccatcacccccgccCGCGTCCCACACCCCAACTGCTCCCGCAGCCCgttcccccccatcacccccgcccgcgtcccacaccccatctcctcccgcggcccgttccccccccccatcacccccgcccgcgtcccacaccccatctcctcccGTGGCCCgttcccccccatcacccccgcccgcgtcccacaccccatctcctcccaTGCCCCGTTCCCCTCCCCATCATCCCCGGCCCGTGTCCCACACCtcatctcctcctgcagcccgttCCCCCCATCACCCCCGCCCACGTCCCACACTCCATCTCCTCCCGCGGCCCGTTCCCCCCTCTCATCATCCCCCGCCCGTgtcccacaccccatctcctcctGCGGCCTgtcctccccatcacccccacccaTGTCCCACACCCCATCTTCTCCTGCGGCCTgtcccccccatcacccccacccacgtcccacaccccatctcctcccaTGGCCCattctcccccatctcctccacccgcgtcccacaccccatctcctcccGCGGCCCgttcccccccatcacccccgccCACGTCCCACACTCCATCTCTTCCCGCGGCCCGTTCCCCCCCCCATCATTCCCCACCCGCGTCCCACACTCCATCTCCTCCCGCGGCCCGttcccccccccattgccccccgcccgcaccccacaccccatctcctcccGCGGCCTGTTCTCCCCTCATCATCCCGCGCCCGCgtcccacaccccatctcctcccGCGGCCCGTTCCCCCCATCACCCCTGCCCGCgtcccacaccccatctcctcccGCGGCCCgttcccccccatcacccccgcccgcgtcccacaccccatctcctcccGCGGCCCgttcccccccatcacccccgcccgcgtcccacaccccatctcctcccGCGGCCCgttcccccccatcacccccgcccgcgtcccacaccccaactcctccCGCAGCCCgttcccccccatcacccccgcccgcgtcccacaccccatctcctcccGCGGCCCGTTCCCCCCCGCCATCACCCCCGCCCGCgtcccacaccccatctcctcccGCGGCCCGttccccccccatcacccccgcccgcgtcccacaccccatctcctcccGCGGCCCgttcccccccccatcacccccgcccgcgtcccacaccccatctcctcccGTGGCCCgttcccccccatcacccccgcccgcgtcccacaccccatctcctcccGTGCCCCGTTCCCCTCCCCATCATCCCCGGCCCGTGTCCCACACCtcatctcctcctgcagcccgttCCCCCCATCACCCCCGCCCACGTCCCACACTCCATCTCCTCCCGCGGCCCGTTCCCCCCTCTCATCATCCCCCGCCCGTgtcccacaccccatctcctcctGCGGCCTGTCCTCCTCATCACCCCCACCCATGTCCCACACCCCATCTTCTCCTGCGGCCTgtcccccccatcacccccacccacgtcccacaccccatctcctcccaTGGCCCattctcccccatctcctccacccgcgtcccacaccccatctcctcccGCGGCCCgttcccccccatcacccccgccCACGTCCCACACTCCATCTCTTCCCGCGGCCCGTTCCCCCCCCCATCATTCCCCACCCGCGTCCCACACTCCATCTCCTCCCGCGGCCCGttcccccccccattgccccccgcccgcaccccacaccccatctcctcctGCGGCTTgtcccccccattgccccccgcccgcaccccacaccccatctcctcctgcagcccgttCCCCCCCCATCATCCCCCGCCCGTGTCCCACAACCCATTTCCTCCCACGGCCCGTTCCCCCCTCATCATTCCCCGCCCGCgtcccacaccccatctcctGCGGCCTATCACCCCCGTCCGTgtcccacaccccatctcctcctgcagcccgttCCCCCCCATCATCCCACGCCCGTgtcccacaccccatctcctcccGCGGCCTGTCCCCCCACATCATTCCCGCCCGCgtcccacaccccatctcctcccGCGGCCTGTCCCCCCACATCATTCCCCGCCCGCgtcccacaccccatctcctcccGCGGCCTGTCCCCCCACATCATTCCCCGCCCGCATCCCACACCCCATCTCCTGCGGCCTATCACCCCCGTCCGTgtcccacaccccatctcctcctgcagcccgttCCCCCCCATCATCCCACGCCCGTGTCCCACAACCCATTTCCTCCCACGGCCCGTTCCCCCCTCATCATCCCCCGTCCGCgtcccacaccccatctcctcccGCGGCCTGTCCCCCCACATCATTCCCCGCCCGCgtcccacaccccatctcctGCGGCCTATCACCCCCGTCCGCgtcccacaccccatctcctcctgcagcccgttCCCCCCCATCATCCCCCGCCCGTGTCCCACAACCCATTTCCTCCCACGGCCCGTTCCCCCCACATCATTCCCCGCCCGCgtcccacaccccatctcctcctGCGGCCTGTCCCCCTCATCATCTCCCGCCTGCATCCCACGGTCCCCGTGTCCCCAGCTCCGCCTCGTCCCTACCCCCgtccctgcctccccagctctgcccggtcCCCGTGTCCCCAGCTCCGCCTCGTCCCTACGTCCCTCTCCCCgtccctgcctccccagctctgcccggtcCCCGTGTCCCCAGCTCCGCCTCGTCCCTACGTCCCTCTCCCCGTCCCTgcgtccccagctctgcccggtcCCCGTGTCCCCAGCTCCATATCCAGCCCTGCACCATCCCCATGCCCCTCTCATCCCTACATCCCAATCCCCGTGCCTGTGTCCccgtccccagctctgccctgtccCCGTCCCTGGCTCCGTGCTGTCCTGGGCACGTTTCCATGTGGGCCCAGCCTGGCGCCTTTGGGAGGCAGCCGTGAGGGGCGGAGGCGTCACGGGCCCAGCGCGGTGCTGAAATCTCCTAAAAAGgcggcagagccagaggggcaagcgcagtgcaggggctggggggcagggaacccGGTCCTAGAGGCATTGCCCAAAACAGCCATGGCCGGAATCCCATTGGAGCAGCCAAGCTGCCTATTAATGAGTTATAAATATGGCTTCGGGCGGATGCCATCAatgcccccgccccacagcacTGTCCTCTGGGGTGACCTTCTCTCTGGCCCAGCACAAACCCTGGCCTCTGGGTGACCTGCCCCCCATGTCCCCCAGAGCAGCCCCCGAGCCACGCTCTCTGGACGACCTTCCCGGGGTCTGAACTTTGGATTCTTTCCCCAGAGCCAATATTGACTCTCGCTGCCCAGGGGTCGGAGCTGCCGCTTTCATCTTCCCCAAACAAACAGCCGAGCACAACAGCTGCTGGGAATCCCATCcagggagccagcctgggccgcCTCCCGCTGAGCCCCAcctgagcagggccaggctggcagcATGCTGGGgggccctgcctcccctcccctcccctgagcagcagggcggggtggggagtgCCCCTCTCGCTGCTGAGCCCCCAGGAAGAGCAGGCCCTGGGCTAGACCCAGCCCCCGGAGGACCAGGCACCAGCCGGAGGCAATGCCACTTGCCAGTGACAAGCGCTAGCCAGAGAACTCCTTGGCCCCCCTCCGTGTTTTCCACCTGGCCTCTCAGGCGTCCCCAGCCAGAGGAGGCGAGGGACGTGACCCAGCCCCAGCGGAGGAGGcgtcccggccccggctccctgcctgccgctGGGTGCTGGCCTCGCTGGGAGCCTCCCGGGGGTTGGCTGCAGTTCTTCACCCTGGGCCTGCGAACCTCTGCAAAGCCAGCGAGCCCCCAGCAAACACCGCGCAGCCTGGCGGGCAGGAGCCGGCTGAGAGCTTCCCAGGGAGACAGCCCTCCCCAGGGGGCTTCAGCCCAGTGTGACCCCCAGAGCGGCAGCACCGTGGCACCAGCCAGCCAGGTTCGAGCCCCTGCTCTGAACCCAGGGCTGCCCTCACCAGGGGCTCGCACACGAGAAGCTCTGGGTTTCGGGTCCCCATGCAGCAGCCCCGGCCTGGGCACCTAATGCCAGGAGATGGGTCACAGCTGAGACTCCGGCGCCAGGGCGCCTAGCGACccaggtcaatgggagttaggtgcccaaatatcctggaggggacggggcttggccccgcccattttcTCTGTGTTGCCCTCCTGGGCTGTGCTGCCTGCTAGCTCCCTTCCCCACACGCTGTGGGGAGCCTGAGCTGCAGGGCATCTCCGCCCCTTGGTGGAGCTGGGTCTCCTCGGGCCCAGGCCAGTGCGCCAACCACTGGCCCAGCCGGCCTCAGGGACCCTGGCACCCCTGCCACAATCcaaactgccccctcccgggccGCAATGCTCCATGTTGTAAATGCAAAGCCACAACCTGCCACCAGCCCGGCCACGTCCCCTCCTCCAGCGTCGCTGAGCCGCATGCCCGGGGTGACGGAGCGTCACGGCATGACGGACGTGTGGCTCCTGGGCCAGCACGATCGGGTGCCAGCTGTACccagggcagcgcacggagctcggcgagcgcccccccccgcctccccccaggcTGGTGGCTGTGCCGCACGGCCTTGCCTGGGGATGGGGACGGGACGCTGGGTGggggcggtgcagcagggctgggaggctgACGCCAGCTGGAGGAATTACCTTGGCCGTGGCCTTCACATGCTGCTGCCTCTGGGCCTCTCGGCGGGGGAGACGGCTgcctggggaggaggagtgggctAGGTGGGGAGCGTTTGGAGCCCTGGGCCCCACtggaggggggaggctgggggagacaGGCAGGAGTGGGGCCCCAATGCACTGAGCCCACGAGCTGCAagctcccgccccccctcccctccccagctgtggcTAACACCTAACACTGCtatttgggtggggaggggggtctgttCCTGACCTCGAGGCAACCGGCTCATGCTGTAGCCGGATCCCCTGGGCATGCCAGCTGCGTGAGCACCGGGGGCACCAGCCACTGGGCATGGCAGAGGGCACAGCCGTGGGAGGCGGGCAAGGAGGAGCTCAGCAGGCAGCAGCCCCGGTGGGGGCAGAGCCGGACTGCAGgacccagctgggggcagggctggggatggagcCCGAGGGGCGTGGATCGCTCTGGCACTCAGAGCAGATCTCCGGTGAGAGCTGGGCCGGGGCTGCAATCCGGGCCCAGCGCTTGGCTAAGCGGGTGCCGTCTGCTGCCAGTTCTGCCCTCACCCAGCAGCTGGCCAGAGAGCCCCACGCCCCACTGGTGAGCGCCAGGGGTTCCTCCCgcagccaggagctgctgccGCTGCAGGGCCAGCAGGAGCCGCacgggggctggtggggggaggggacgggcgCACACTTGTGGGGAGAGCACAGACGGGCCATTCATGAGCACAGCAGATGTTTTCTGTAGGAAGGTCGTTAAACCAGGACATTGCTCCTATTGCAGAACCCACCCGCCGCCCGGCCCgggcaccggccccagaaccCACCCGCAGCCCGGCCCgggcaccggccccagaaccCACCCGCCGTCCGGCCCgggcaccggccccagaaccCACCCGCAGCCCGGCCTgggcaccggccccagaacccaccccctgcccgcccTGGGCACCAGCCCCAGAACCCACCCGCCGCCCGGCCTgggcaccggccccagaaccCACCCGCCGCCCGGCCCgggcaccggccccagaaccCACCGCCTGCCCGCCCTgggcaccggccccagaaccCACCCGCAGCCCGGCCCGGGCACCAACACCAGAACCCACCCGCAACCCGGCCTgggcaccggccccagaaccCACCCGCCGCCCGGCCCgggcaccggccccagaacccaccccctgcccgccctgggcaccggccccagaaccCACCCGCTGCCCGGCCCgggcaccggccccagaaccCACCCGCTGCCCGGCCCGGACACCggccccagaacccaccccctgcccgccctgggcaccggccccagaaccCACCCGCCGCCCGGCCTgggcaccggccccagaaccCACCCGCAGCCCGGCCTGGGCACCAACACCAGAACCCACCCGCAACCCGGCCTgggcaccggccccagaacccgccccctgcCCGCCCTGGGCACCGGCCTCAGAACCCGCCCGCCGCCCGGCCTGGGCACCAACACCAGAACCCACCCGCCGCCCGGCCCgggcaccggccccagaaccCACCCGCCGCCCGGCCCgggcaccggccccagaaccCACCCGCTGCCCGGCCCgggcaccggccccagaaccCACCCGCCGCCCGGCCTgggcaccggccccagaaccCACCCGCCGCCCGGCCCGGGCACCagccccagaacccaccccctgcccgccctgggcaccggccccagaaccCACCCGCCGCCCGGCCCgggcaccggccccagaaccCACCCGCAGCCCGGCCTGGGCACCAACACCAGAACCCACCCGCAACCCGGCCTgggcaccggccccagaacccgccccctgcCCGCCCTGGGCACCGGCCTCAGAACCCGCCCGCCGCCCGGCCTGGGCACCAACACCAGAACCCACCCGCCGCCCGGCCTgggcaccggccccagaaccCACCCGCCGCCCGGCCCgggcaccggccccagaaccCACCCGCTGCCCGGCCCgggcaccggccccagaacccaccccctgcccgccctgggcaccggccccagaaccCACCCACCGCCCGGCCTgggcaccggccccagaaccCACCCGCAGCCCGGCCTGGGCACCAACACCAGAACCCACCCGCAACCCGGCCTgggcaccggccccagaaccCACCCGCAGCCCGGCCTGGGCACCAACACCAGAACCCACCCGCAACCCGGCCTgggcaccggccccagaacctgccccctgCCCGCCCTGGGCACCGGCCTCAGAACCCGCCCGCCGCCCGGCCTGGGCACCAACACCAGAACCCACCCGCTGCCCGGCCTgggcaccggccccagaaccCACCCGCTGCCCGGCCTgggcaccggccccagaaccCACCCGCTGCCCGGCCTgggcaccggccccagaaccCGCCCGCCGCCCGGCCTgggcaccggccccagaaccCACCGGCCACCCAGTCTgggcaccggccccagaacccgccccctgcctggcctgggcaccagccctgcagggtagggaaggctgggcTCTACCCCTCACCTGACAGCCAGTGGCCCCCTGCAGTGAGCCAGCTGAGGGTGAACACTGCTGTGGTTCTGATacaaggagctgggggttggggagtTACCTGGCCTCCTCCGGGACCCTCTGCACACTGacctccccactcctcctgcccAGAGCTGGGTGCGGGGCTCAGCGCCACTGCCTGGGCTTCTGCCGTCAGAGTGCGactcccacccccagcgccgGGAGCAGCCTTGGAGATGCAGCCAGCgagccccctcctcactcccTTTCATCGCCTGCAGCAACGTCCTGCTGGGGGCGGgacgccccccccccggccgcggGGGGCTCTGGCGGGAAAGGctacagcacttagcacagtgCTGAATGGCAGCGATGAAATGCCCTGCCCCTGCCGACCAGGATCGCTCCAGAGCCCCCGGGGTGGTTATTACAGCAGCTCctggagggcccagctgagaTCTGGGACACGTGCTGGGTGCTTGACATGTACAGCGCGAGAGacggcccctgccccaaggacctCACAGTCTACATAGACCAGACAGGgtggaaagggaaactgaggcacggagaggggcaATGACTTGCCAAGGCCTCACAGCAGTTTAGtgatagagccaggaatagaactcaggctCCCCCTGACTCCCGAGCCTGCGCTTTAGCCCCGCATGCCCTGTCATATGGATCTGCTAATCGGGACATTTCCAGGATATTCCACTTCACCCCATAATTCCTAGTTATGTGACCTTggagccccccccaaaaaatgatcCATTCTCCTGCACAGAGTGTTGACCTTCCAGGTACCTGTCACTTGCCGGCCACTCATTGGTATTTAGCTCGTTATCTTTCACTCGTTGAATTTCTCCAGACCCTCAAGCATGAAGGCTGCTCTTCTCTGTGTTTCTTTCTGTTTTCCAGCATCTATGGCATATAGAGAGGCTGGACCCCAGCTCTCAGCTGCTTGCTGAAGACAACGGCGTATTTCCTTCTGGGAAGACTAGCCGCATGATTCCAGACTGACATTGTCTTAAACAGAAAACATTTACTAAAGAAAATGGCTACAAACCATAGACGCAAACACAGCTTGAGTTCCAGCACTGTCTCCCTTGTTTACCAGGGATCACAAGCGGTCAGGAATGGCTGAATACTATACTGCAGGGAAACATATTACAGCCCCCCGCTTTGGAGTTTGAACTAACTCAAGGCAACCTCAGGGACTAGCCTGCTCTGCTTGGGGGGTAACAGTCACAGCTGCCTCACAATCCTTGCATGGGGGGCTTTCACAGCTGGATCAGATGCTGCAGAAATGGGACTCCTCTGTGCTGGACGTGGGCACTGGAATGACAGGCTCCCGTGCTCTAATATTTCTCTAATACCCAAACATGGCTCCACCACCACAGCACCAGCCTCACTTGTTGCCTGTTACAGGCTCAGCGTGTGAACGCCCAGCACTGCGTCTCTCGGAGGAAGGAACCTCGGATGTCTGATTTCTCTTGGCAGGCTGGTGGTGGAACCTATCAGCACTGCTCATTTCCCGTCCTGTCTCTCCACCTCACACGACGCTGAGCATCTCCCGGCGGGAGCTGTCCTGGCTTTGTCCAGGTGACCTTCCGAttcctctgcctgcctccccAGCGCACAGAACCTGGCTATGCAGGACACAAATGTGTGTCCG
This is a stretch of genomic DNA from Chrysemys picta bellii isolate R12L10 chromosome 19, ASM1138683v2, whole genome shotgun sequence. It encodes these proteins:
- the LOC135976642 gene encoding mucin-1-like, whose translation is MSTADVFCRKVVKPGHCSYCRTHPPPGPGTGPRTHPQPGPGTGPRTHPPSGPGTGPRTHPQPGLGTGPRTHPLPALGTSPRTHPPPGLGTGPRTHPPPGPGTGPRTHRLPALGTGPRTHPQPGPGTNTRTHPQPGLGTGPRTHPPPGPGTGPRTHPLPALGTGPRTHPLPGPGTGPRTHPLPGPDTGPRTHPLPALGTGPRTHPPPGLGTGPRTHPQPGLGTNTRTHPQPGLGTGPRTRPLPALGTGLRTRPPPGLGTNTRTHPPPGPGTGPRTHPPPGPGTGPRTHPLPGPGTGPRTHPPPGLGTGPRTHPPPGPGTSPRTHPLPALGTGPRTHPPPGPGTGPRTHPQPGLGTNTRTHPQPGLGTGPRTRPLPALGTGLRTRPPPGLGTNTRTHPPPGLGTGPRTHPPPGPGTGPRTHPLPGPGTGPRTHPLPALGTGPRTHPPPGLGTGPRTHPQPGLGTNTRTHPQPGLGTGPRTHPQPGLGTNTRTHPQPGLGTGPRTCPLPALGTGLRTRPPPGLGTNTRTHPLPGLGTGPRTHPLPGLGTGPRTHPLPGLGTGPRTRPPPGLGTGPRTHRPPSLGTGPRTRPLPGLGTSPAG